The following proteins are co-located in the Noviherbaspirillum sp. UKPF54 genome:
- a CDS encoding cytochrome b, whose amino-acid sequence MKKHYTGPAKALHWLTAALILTAFPLGVYMHDLKLSPAKLQLYSYHKWIGMTALLIAIVRIAWRFAKGAPAPLPAPAWQHKVASLTHGLLYALMFAVPLSGWLMSSAKGFPVVYLGVLPLPDLVAKNAELGDLLKEIHELLNFGLITLVSLHLAAALKHHFIDRDETLVRMSPLPSTAK is encoded by the coding sequence ATGAAAAAGCACTACACCGGCCCTGCAAAGGCGCTGCACTGGCTCACCGCCGCGTTGATCCTTACCGCGTTTCCGCTGGGCGTCTACATGCATGACCTGAAGCTGAGCCCGGCCAAACTGCAGCTGTACTCGTATCACAAATGGATCGGCATGACGGCGCTGCTGATCGCGATCGTGCGCATCGCCTGGCGTTTCGCCAAGGGCGCGCCGGCGCCGCTGCCCGCACCCGCATGGCAGCACAAGGTGGCATCGCTGACGCACGGCCTGCTGTACGCGCTGATGTTCGCGGTGCCGCTGTCGGGCTGGCTGATGAGTTCGGCCAAGGGTTTTCCGGTCGTGTATCTCGGCGTACTGCCGCTGCCTGACCTGGTGGCCAAGAACGCGGAGCTGGGCGACCTCCTGAAAGAAATCCACGAGCTGTTGAATTTCGGCCTGATAACGCTGGTTAGCCTGCACTTGGCGGCGGCGCTCAAGCACCACTTCATCGACCGCGACGAAACGCTGGTGCGCATGTCGCCCCTGCCCAGCACCGCAAAGTAA
- a CDS encoding pirin-like bicupin family protein — MALQYRQIDGASLHYLPASDRHPADTYFHFSFANYYNPENINFGVLRVLNDDGVVPHGGFDKHPHRNMEIVSYVVSGKLTHWDSATDVEDTLERGHVQTVSAGAGVWHSELNKHDEACRFLQIWILPPANGLPVRYENHKFDASDRLNKLLHIVGNPASREDAPLHLNQDVNFYVSEMTDLAARVSFSLKAGRQAYINNFEGAVDIDGVATLHERDALEIIGPAELTFSLADKSAHFIIIEMAETREQH, encoded by the coding sequence ATGGCCTTGCAATACCGACAAATCGATGGCGCTTCCTTGCATTACCTGCCTGCCAGTGATCGGCACCCGGCGGACACGTACTTCCATTTCTCATTCGCCAATTACTACAACCCGGAGAACATCAACTTCGGGGTGCTGCGCGTGCTCAATGACGATGGCGTGGTGCCGCACGGCGGCTTCGACAAGCACCCGCACCGCAACATGGAAATCGTCAGCTACGTCGTCAGCGGCAAGCTGACCCACTGGGACAGCGCCACCGATGTCGAAGACACGCTGGAGCGCGGCCATGTGCAGACGGTGAGCGCCGGAGCCGGCGTATGGCATTCGGAACTGAACAAGCATGACGAAGCGTGCCGTTTCCTGCAGATCTGGATCCTGCCGCCGGCCAACGGTCTGCCGGTCCGCTACGAAAACCATAAATTCGACGCATCGGATCGCCTGAACAAGCTGCTGCACATCGTCGGCAATCCTGCCAGCCGGGAGGACGCGCCGCTGCATCTGAACCAGGACGTCAATTTCTACGTGTCGGAAATGACCGATCTGGCGGCGCGGGTGTCCTTCTCGCTGAAAGCGGGCCGGCAGGCGTACATCAACAACTTTGAAGGCGCGGTGGACATCGACGGCGTCGCCACGCTGCACGAGCGCGATGCGCTGGAAATCATCGGCCCGGCGGAACTGACGTTTTCCCTCGCGGACAAGAGTGCGCACTTCATCATCATCGAAATGGCCGAGACTCGGGAACAGCACTGA
- a CDS encoding LysR family transcriptional regulator, translated as MEQYDLISLRAFVAVVETGSFVRAAEQLDASTAAISRRIAMLEQALGSQLINRTTRRIDITEAGRRFYEDVVNVMQLLGEAEERVRIGREAATGIMRVAAPLSFGIERVAPVLPEFMRRHPALKVQLLLEDRYTDLHGEAIDVAIRIGTALPDSSLVAVRIDSIARVLCAAPGYLDKHGEPRTPEELKQHYCLHYSLLSLRDEWGFLFEDPAEAAEIKSLLSVNNAEALKECAIGGMGITLLPRFVVEDALADGRLRQVMATYSPPSSGLFAVRPSRRYVPARVRLFIDFLRESFGGEKLRA; from the coding sequence GTGGAACAATACGATCTCATCTCCCTGCGCGCCTTCGTCGCCGTCGTCGAAACCGGCAGCTTCGTGCGTGCCGCGGAACAGCTGGACGCCAGCACCGCTGCCATCAGCCGGCGCATCGCCATGCTTGAGCAAGCCCTGGGCAGCCAGCTGATCAACCGGACCACGCGCCGCATCGACATCACGGAAGCGGGGCGGCGCTTCTACGAAGATGTCGTCAATGTCATGCAACTGCTAGGCGAAGCCGAGGAGCGGGTGCGTATTGGACGGGAAGCCGCCACGGGGATCATGCGGGTGGCCGCGCCCTTGAGTTTCGGCATCGAGCGGGTCGCGCCGGTGCTGCCGGAATTCATGCGGCGGCATCCGGCGCTCAAGGTCCAGTTGCTTCTGGAGGACCGCTATACCGATCTGCATGGCGAGGCGATCGATGTCGCCATTCGCATCGGCACGGCCTTGCCGGATTCGTCGCTGGTCGCGGTGCGCATCGACTCGATCGCGCGCGTGTTATGCGCCGCTCCCGGCTATCTGGACAAGCATGGCGAACCGCGCACCCCGGAGGAGCTTAAGCAGCATTACTGCTTGCATTACAGCCTGCTGAGCCTGCGCGACGAATGGGGATTTCTCTTCGAAGACCCGGCCGAAGCCGCCGAGATCAAGAGCCTGCTGTCGGTGAACAATGCCGAAGCTTTAAAAGAATGCGCCATTGGCGGAATGGGCATCACCTTGCTGCCGCGCTTCGTGGTCGAAGATGCCCTCGCTGATGGCCGCCTGCGACAAGTGATGGCGACGTATAGTCCGCCCTCCTCCGGTCTTTTTGCCGTACGGCCATCGCGTCGCTATGTACCGGCACGTGTACGCCTGTTCATCGATTTCTTGCGCGAGTCGTTTGGCGGAGAAAAACTCAGGGCTTAG
- a CDS encoding GlsB/YeaQ/YmgE family stress response membrane protein, translated as MSLLWFLFIGLIAGWLASMIVGGPFGLLGDLIVGVIGSYIGGWLFGRMGWSAGGGTLGSIITATIGAIVLLLILRLFNSARWRG; from the coding sequence ATGAGTCTGCTGTGGTTTTTGTTCATCGGCTTGATCGCCGGCTGGCTGGCAAGCATGATTGTCGGCGGGCCATTCGGCTTGCTGGGCGATCTGATCGTCGGCGTCATCGGCTCGTATATCGGCGGCTGGCTGTTTGGCCGCATGGGCTGGAGCGCGGGGGGCGGCACATTGGGAAGCATCATTACGGCCACCATCGGTGCCATCGTGCTGCTGTTGATCTTGCGGCTGTTCAATAGCGCCCGCTGGCGCGGATGA
- a CDS encoding sodium-dependent transporter has protein sequence MSQHPHKPSRDGFTSSFGVLAATLGSAVGLGNIWKFPYLTGANGGAGFLLVYVLATLLVGLPVMIAEITLGRHVKANPVTALIALAPPRQPWWLIGAAGMLASFLIMSFYSEVVAWVFAYVFKAIGGSILSSDRKVTEAAFGALISDPLQSLLWQWLVLVCMGGILLLGVTKGIEALTKKLMPLLFLLLLLLCGVSLSLEKAAQGLAFLFHPDFGKMTGAVVLTALGLAFFKLSIGMGTMMTYGSYFRDDQNIPVTTFRVMSADLCVSLLAGVAIFPAVFTFGFEPAAGPALVFITIPAVFSQIPMGQALMVVFFVLAAIAATGAMLSLLEVPVLIIHERFGLTRPKAVMLTLALLAVMGSTCALTNSTLANFKLFGLNMFDLFDFVSSNVILPAGGIFVALFVGWVWGFDRFRTALSNRGQLHNEGLARAVFFLLRYISPLLILAVMLKGLNLF, from the coding sequence ATGAGTCAACACCCGCACAAACCGAGCCGCGACGGATTCACTTCCAGTTTCGGCGTTCTCGCCGCGACCCTGGGGTCGGCGGTCGGGCTCGGCAACATCTGGAAATTCCCCTATCTCACGGGCGCCAACGGCGGCGCCGGATTTTTGCTGGTGTACGTCCTGGCGACGCTGCTGGTCGGCTTGCCGGTGATGATCGCGGAAATCACGCTGGGCCGGCACGTCAAGGCCAATCCGGTCACGGCGCTGATCGCGCTGGCGCCGCCCAGGCAGCCATGGTGGCTGATCGGGGCGGCGGGCATGCTGGCGTCCTTCCTGATCATGTCGTTCTATTCCGAAGTCGTGGCCTGGGTGTTCGCCTATGTCTTCAAGGCGATCGGCGGCTCCATCCTGAGCAGCGACCGCAAGGTGACCGAAGCCGCCTTCGGCGCGCTCATCAGCGATCCGCTGCAATCCCTACTGTGGCAGTGGCTGGTCCTCGTCTGCATGGGCGGCATCCTGCTGCTCGGGGTGACCAAGGGTATCGAGGCCCTGACCAAGAAGCTGATGCCGCTGCTGTTCCTGCTCCTGCTGCTGTTGTGCGGCGTGAGCCTGTCGCTGGAAAAGGCCGCGCAAGGGCTGGCATTCCTGTTCCACCCGGATTTCGGCAAGATGACGGGGGCCGTGGTGCTGACCGCGCTCGGGCTGGCGTTCTTCAAGCTGTCGATCGGCATGGGCACGATGATGACCTATGGCAGCTATTTCCGGGACGACCAGAACATTCCGGTGACCACCTTCCGCGTCATGAGCGCCGACCTGTGCGTGTCGCTGCTGGCGGGCGTGGCGATTTTTCCGGCGGTATTCACCTTCGGCTTCGAGCCCGCGGCCGGGCCGGCGCTGGTGTTCATCACGATTCCCGCGGTGTTTTCGCAAATCCCGATGGGACAGGCGCTGATGGTGGTGTTTTTCGTCCTGGCCGCCATTGCGGCCACCGGCGCGATGCTCTCCCTGCTGGAGGTGCCGGTGCTGATCATCCACGAGCGCTTCGGCCTGACGCGCCCCAAGGCCGTGATGCTGACGCTCGCGCTGCTGGCTGTCATGGGCTCGACATGCGCGCTCACGAACAGCACGCTGGCGAACTTTAAATTGTTCGGCCTCAACATGTTCGACCTGTTCGATTTCGTGTCCTCGAACGTGATCCTGCCGGCCGGCGGGATTTTCGTGGCCCTGTTTGTCGGCTGGGTCTGGGGTTTCGACAGGTTCCGGACGGCGCTCTCGAACCGCGGACAACTGCACAACGAAGGACTTGCCCGCGCGGTATTCTTTTTGTTGCGTTACATCTCGCCGCTCCTGATACTGGCCGTGATGCTCAAAGGGCTGAACCTGTTCTGA
- a CDS encoding DMT family transporter encodes MTRKLTFSTAVMLVIPPLLWAGNAVVGRMVHALVPPITLNFLRWAIAFLILLPLAGSVFRPGSGLWTYRRRFALLGLLGIGLYNALQYLALQSSTPINVTLVAASMPVWMLAIGRLFFGASVSRTQVAGAALSIAGVLLVLSRGDWHQLLALRLVPGDLFMILATIAWSVYSWLLARPNKDPAALRANWAAFLLAQVAFGVLWSGAFAAGEWALTDARIHWSWPLGAALLYVAAGPAVIAFRCWGAGVQRVGPNIAAFFSNLTPLFAALLSSAFLGELPHAYHAAAFALIVGGIILSSRR; translated from the coding sequence ATGACCCGCAAACTCACGTTCTCCACCGCTGTGATGCTCGTCATCCCTCCCCTGCTGTGGGCGGGAAATGCCGTCGTCGGCCGTATGGTGCATGCGCTGGTGCCGCCGATTACGCTGAACTTCCTGCGCTGGGCCATCGCCTTCCTGATCCTGCTGCCGCTGGCCGGCTCAGTCTTTCGTCCCGGCAGCGGCTTGTGGACGTATCGCCGCCGCTTCGCGCTGCTGGGGCTGCTCGGCATCGGCTTGTATAACGCGCTGCAATACCTGGCGCTGCAAAGCTCGACGCCGATCAACGTGACCCTGGTGGCGGCCAGCATGCCGGTGTGGATGCTGGCGATCGGACGCCTGTTCTTTGGCGCGTCCGTGTCGCGCACCCAGGTGGCCGGCGCGGCGCTGTCGATCGCCGGCGTGCTGCTGGTGCTGTCGCGCGGCGACTGGCATCAATTGCTGGCGCTGCGCCTGGTGCCGGGCGACCTGTTCATGATCCTCGCCACCATCGCCTGGTCGGTCTACAGCTGGCTGCTGGCGCGGCCGAACAAGGACCCGGCGGCTCTGCGCGCCAACTGGGCCGCTTTCCTGCTGGCGCAGGTCGCCTTCGGCGTGCTGTGGTCGGGCGCGTTCGCGGCCGGCGAGTGGGCCCTGACCGATGCGCGGATCCACTGGAGCTGGCCGCTGGGGGCCGCGCTGCTGTATGTCGCGGCCGGGCCGGCGGTGATCGCCTTTCGCTGCTGGGGCGCCGGCGTGCAGCGCGTCGGGCCGAACATCGCCGCCTTCTTCAGCAACCTGACGCCGCTGTTCGCTGCGCTGCTGTCGTCCGCGTTTCTCGGGGAATTGCCGCATGCATACCACGCGGCGGCGTTTGCGCTGATCGTGGGCGGCATCATCCTGTCATCGCGGCGCTGA
- a CDS encoding DUF2817 domain-containing protein codes for MDEAGAPQAASRTENAPALSLPGSYLESRDRFRELGARIGADLRAFRHDEAQGATPPLFTDTAYLGAADAPVLVVIASGTHGVEGYAGAACQFRFMQDYPARHARSGFAYLLVHAVNPWGFFHDRRVTPEGIDLNRNFVDFPVTREAGAAYAAYHDLLLTRFRPLPRGWWNEIRLLSHALTRTRRKTLQAAITAGQYAYPDGLFFGGAAPARSRLVWEEIVNTFARGRRRALLLDLHTGLGKRGAGELISYLPPDAADFRKMARWFDGGIRSMAGGDSVSAALKGDLTAAFDHAVGGQSYALGLEFGTCAPLAVLNALRTDHWYHNNAHRLPPPERERARRKMKAAFAGADRAWCDRVAARFDQVLAQLVRGLGAD; via the coding sequence ATGGATGAGGCGGGCGCGCCGCAAGCGGCGTCACGCACGGAAAATGCCCCTGCGCTGTCGCTGCCCGGCAGCTACCTGGAGTCGCGCGACCGTTTCCGGGAACTCGGCGCGCGCATCGGAGCCGACCTGCGCGCCTTCCGTCACGACGAGGCCCAAGGCGCCACGCCGCCTCTATTTACCGATACCGCCTATCTCGGCGCGGCCGATGCGCCGGTGCTGGTCGTCATCGCCAGCGGCACGCACGGCGTGGAAGGCTACGCGGGCGCGGCCTGCCAGTTCCGTTTCATGCAAGACTATCCCGCGCGCCATGCCCGCTCCGGGTTCGCCTATCTGCTGGTGCACGCGGTCAATCCATGGGGATTTTTTCACGACCGGCGCGTCACGCCGGAAGGCATCGACCTGAACCGCAATTTCGTCGACTTTCCCGTTACGCGCGAGGCCGGCGCCGCCTACGCGGCCTACCACGACCTGCTGCTTACCCGGTTCCGGCCGTTGCCGCGCGGCTGGTGGAATGAAATCCGCCTGCTGTCGCACGCGCTCACGCGCACGCGCCGCAAGACGCTGCAGGCCGCCATCACGGCGGGGCAATACGCCTATCCGGACGGCCTGTTCTTCGGCGGCGCGGCGCCGGCCCGCAGCCGCCTGGTGTGGGAAGAGATCGTAAACACGTTCGCCCGCGGCCGGCGGCGCGCCCTTCTGCTCGACCTGCATACCGGGCTGGGAAAGCGCGGCGCTGGCGAACTCATCAGCTACCTGCCCCCGGACGCGGCCGACTTCAGGAAGATGGCGCGCTGGTTCGACGGCGGCATCCGGTCGATGGCCGGCGGCGACTCGGTCAGCGCGGCCCTGAAAGGCGATCTGACGGCGGCATTCGACCATGCCGTCGGCGGGCAGAGTTACGCGCTCGGGCTGGAGTTCGGCACCTGCGCGCCGCTGGCCGTGCTCAATGCCCTGCGCACCGATCACTGGTATCACAATAACGCGCACCGCCTGCCGCCGCCGGAGCGCGAGCGGGCGCGCCGCAAGATGAAGGCCGCCTTTGCAGGCGCCGACCGCGCATGGTGTGACCGGGTCGCGGCACGCTT